DNA sequence from the Falco peregrinus isolate bFalPer1 chromosome 1, bFalPer1.pri, whole genome shotgun sequence genome:
GCAGCCCAGCAGCGTTGCCCTGAGCCCACCTCGCCAGGACACCtgcagcacccccacccccgcagcGATGTCCCTGAGCTGGGGAAACCTCCAAGCCCATGCCCATACCCGTGCCAAGCTCTGCCCTGGCCCTCAGCTGGCTTCCCTGTGGGGTACGGGTGCGGGATTGACCCTGACTCCATAGGGGATGTGATTGCAGGCATGTTCGGCTTGCCACGGCCCTGGTACTTCCCCTTCCAGAAGTCCTACTGGCTGGGCAACGGGCGAGTGGAGACCTGGGAGTGGACCTGGCCCTGGTCCCGCACCACCCGCCTCAGCATCATGGAGGAGGATCAGGCCTGTGCCATGGAGAGCCGAAGGCTGGGTGAGGGCAGACGGGCAGCAGTGGGTGGCACTGGGGTGGCCCTGGCTCTGCCGCGGGGTCTTGTGACCATGGACCTCCATGTGTCCTCTGTTCCCTTGTCGGGGCAGGATACtgggctgggcactgctgcctgTCCGGGAGCTGCTGCCCGTGGGGTGGGACAGGGGAAGCTGGCGAGaagcagagggggaagggaCCACGAGCCAGCACAaccacagtgggatggaggtGGGGAGGTTCACCCGGTGGAGAgcccccctccacctcccagctcctcaccaTCCCGCTCTTGTGGCAGAGGAGACAAGGGGCATCGAGGAGGAGCCGACCCACCTCCCCTTGGTTGTCTGCATTGACAAGCTCACCAAGGTCTACAAGACAGACAAGAAGCTGGCGCTGAACAAGCTGAGCCTCAACCTCTATGAGAACCAGGTGGTGTCCTTCCTGGGGCACAATGGCGCAGGCAAAACCACCACCATGTGAGTGCCTCTCAGGGTGGACGTGGGCTGTGTCCTCCTGGCCAGCTGTAGTgagtggggaaggggctgcaaGATGTCCTTGCAGGGCCCTGTGGCAGCTGGTGCCGTGCCCAGAAGACAGCAGTGTGGCTGTGGGGGTGGCACAAAGGGGGACAGGCAGCGGGCACATGGACCTGTACTGGCATTGCTCTGCCTGGGGCTCAGCAGGTGCTCCTGGAGGTGGTGGTTGGGATTGGGACCAGATGGAGGAATGTGAGGTCCCTCACATGGTTGCCTTTCTCCATCCATCCAGGTCCATCCTCACTGGCTTGTTCCCTCCGACCTCGGGCTCGGCTACCATCTATGGCCACGATATCCGGACAGAGATGGATGAGATCCGGAAGAACCTCGGCATGTGTCCCCAGCACAACGTGCTCTTTGACAGACTGACGGTGGAGGAGCACCTCTGGTTCTACTCGCAGCTCAAGAGCATGGCGGAGGAGGAGATCCGCAAGGAGATGGACAAGTAGGCACCCTCCAACTCCTTTTGCCCTGTCTGTGCCTTTTGCCTGAGTGGGTCCCCTTCCTGCTGGCTGAGCCTTGGTGGGTGACCTGGTAGCAAAGATGTCCCCTGGAGCAGCTTCACCAAGCGTTTCCCAAAACTTGAGGTACCAGGCTGTGGAAGCCAGCAGAAGATGCTTCTGTAGCCTGGCTGCAACTGGGCTGTCCCAGCAGCCGAGGGCTGTAGGTACCATGCAGGGAAGAGGTGTCACAGTATGTGACAGTAGGTGCCAGTATGGCCCCCTGGCATCCCTGGTGTTTCTCTCCTGTCCCCAGGATGATCGAGGACCTGGAGCTCTCCAACAAACGCCACTCCTTGGTGCAGACGCTCTCGGGAGGCATGAAGAGGAAGCTGTCGGTGGCCATCGCCTTTGTGGGTGGGTCACGGGCTGTGATCTTGGATGAGCCCACAGCCGGTGTGGACCCGTACGCTCGCAGGGCCATCTGGGACCTCATCCTCAAGTACAAGACAGGTAAGCAGAGGTGGGCAGAGCCCAGCATtgctcctctggctgctggtggccctggccTCTCCACTGAGGCTCTGTGCCACCGTCAGGGAGGACCATCCTGCTCTCCACACACCACATGGATGAGGCTGACCTGCTGGGTGACCGCATCGCCATCATCTCCCATGGCAAGCTCAAGTGCTGTGGCTCCCCCCTTTTCCTCAAGAGCACCTACGGTGATGGCTACAAGCTGACAGTGGTGAAGAAGCAGTCTGACATCAGGAATGGCACAGGTCTGGAGGGCGGTGGGACCCTGTGTTTAGAGGAGTAGGTGGGAACAGCCCTTTTTCAGCCCAGGAAAGGAACAAGAGGTCAACACCGCAGTGCTCCCACTCCAAGTTTCCTTAGCCACATGGAGGACAGAGAGGGACGGTACAGAAGTGTAGGAGGTGGCATGGCTCAGCCTTGACCTCTCCCATGAGAGTCCCAGGTTAGACCCTGCATGGTGGCATTTGCCTCCAGGTGCTGGTTCTGTCCAGCCCATGGGCTGCCCACCGAGTTGTCCAGTGCGGGCTGTGGCACAGAGCActgtccccaggcagggcagggtggccAGGAAGCCACCAGCACCCCATGATGGAGGCTGGAGGAGCCCCTGCAGCATTGTGATGTAGCGTGGACGTGGTGGGTCCTGGCGGGAGGCCAGGGGCGAAGCGGCTGACCAGTGCTCCCCCTCTGCCACAGAGCCCGGCCAGCcacacagccccccagcccactcctCCGTCAGCCCCTGCTCTGAGCCTCGCGTCTCCCAGTTCATCAAGAAATACGTGGCCTCCTGCCTCCTCATCTCGGACACCAACACTGAGCTCTCCTACATTCTACCCAGCGAGGCCGTCAAGAAAGGCTGCTTTGAGAGGCTCTTCCAGGTACCCgtgggggctggtggggtgggcaggcaggcggTTGTGGGGGGACGTCACACTGtggggcacctcctgcccttctcATGTGGCACTCTGCCTCGGCAGCACTTGGAGCAGAGCTTGGAGGAGCTGGACCTCACCAGTTTTGGGCTGATGGACACCACGCTGGAGGAGGTCTTCCTGAAGGTGTCTGAGGAGGACCAGTCTCTGGAGAACAGCGATGTGGGTACGAGCGTTGGGAGGGCATGTGGTGCTgttgggggctggcagggagctgtgtgCCTTTGCGTGGGCTTGGGGGctcctctcccctttctgtgtggctgcaggagTCCCAAGGGGAGAGAGGTCTTGAGCAGAGCCCACCCCAGCCAAGGGCAGCCAGTCTGCTCCACTCTGGGTTTGCAGAGCAGATCTGTCCCCGCTCCGTGCCATGCTGCAGTGAAAGGTGGCATAGCCGGTGGCAACCCCGCTTCTCCTTTCAGACATGAAGGAGTCCAAGAAGGACATCCTGCAGCCACCTGCCCCTGGGCTGGACCTGAAGCCTGAGGTCAACGGGGAGGCCCCGGCCGAAGCGGCTGTGCCGGAGAAGCCCGAGGTGGAGCTCAGCAACTTGGTGACCTGCTCCAAGCTGGCGCAGTCGCAGGCATCCCTGCGCTCAGCCTCCTCGGTGGGCTCCGTGCGGGGTGACGAAGGTGGGGCTTATTCCGAATTCTTTGGGGATTATGCGCCCCTGTTCGATAACCGGCAGGACCCCGATAACATCAGTCTGCAAGGTTCGTGCTGCCGGTGCCTGGCCAGCggcaggggccgggggaggCGCTTGGCTGGGACACGGAGGGtggccggggcaggggcagtgcCAGTGCCTGTCCCTGCACctgggcagggcacgtggggGTGTGTGGGATGGGGGGCTGTGCTCCTGGGGCCAGACCCCGTGGGGGGTCTGATGATGCATCCACTGATGCTGCACCCAGAGAACCGCAGCTTGCGTGGGAGGGCTGGGAATGGGTGTTTCCACCAGTTTGCACCCCAAACTGGCAGGGTCTGTGTGGGAGGGTCCCATGCTGAGACGCGGAGCCAGAGGCGCAGCCGGCGTTAGCTCTGCCGTTTGCCTCCCTCGGATCCCACGAGTGCCACCTTGCAGACTCGCCCCACTAACATGCTCCCTCCCCACGCTGGCACCCGGTCGGGTTGTCTCCTCTTGGCCCTTGGGCACAGAGTTGTCTTCCAGCTGGTGGCTTTGCCCTCCATACCCTGACCCAGGCCTGGGGCTCTCCCGACCCAGATACTGGGATTGCTGGAGGACGGAGGGTGCAGGCAGGCGCCCTGAGGCTGCTTTTttattcacagattttttttctgggttatCTCAGCAGCTCTTATCATGATTAATTCAGGGATTTGCCAcccactgcctccctgggcagggctgctctgagTGCTGTGGTTTAGGTTGGGGGAGGCAGAGCTCCCTGAGCCCCCAGCTTGGTGCCTGCTGCCTCGCCGGGTCCCCCCACCACCAACCCATCCCTGCCTGCGCTGACCCCTCACCTGCTGGGAGAACCGATGGGGAAAATGGAGGGGTTATGCCAAAAAGCACCAGTTTAAGTTGTTTCTTTAGAACTATTGTCTAAATTTCGTGTTTTGGGCCAAGAGGAACCCACCAGCCAGCTGCCCTGTTTCACACCACGGTGTGCTGCGACTCGCTGGCCATCAGGGTTGGGTGCTGCCCTGTCCTTTGGGGCTGCTGCGCCCAGCTTGGTGCCCAGCTCGGCTCCCTGGGGGCCAAGGCGGGTGCAGGAGCAGCCGTGCTGGGGGCTGATgtccttttcccctcccagaGCAAGAGGCAGAGGTGGAGGCAGAAGACCAGGacctggctgggcaggggagctTCAAGCTGGAGGGCTCGTGGCTGAAGCTGCGGCAGTTCCACGGGCTGATCGTCAAACGCTTCCACTGCGCCAAGCGCAACACCAAGGCCCTCTTCTCCCAGATCCTCCTGCCCGCCTTCTTCGTCTGTGTGGCCATGACGGTGGCACTCTCTGTGCCCGAAATAGGTGTGTGTGAACCACCCGCCTGCTGGGGCTACTGGTGACCCGTTCTGCTTGCCCCGGTGTGGCCAGTGTGGACACTGGCTGGGGGGAGGACAAGGACAAGGCTCACAGGTGCTCATCAGTCCGTCTCTACGCGGCGGTGCTGTGGGTGTGAGCAGGTTCCCGTCCTTCTCCCCACAGGTGACCTGCCACCACTCATCCTCTCACCATCGCAGTACCACAACTACACCCAGCCCAAGGGCAACTTCATTCCTTATGCCAATGAGGAGCGGCGCGAGTACCGGTGAGAGCTGCCGCTTGCTGGTGACCAGCATCCCGtgtcccatccccatccctgttcCTGTCTCCATCCCTGGGACTGCAgtgggggggcagcaggggagggcagTCCACAGcggggctggtgccagggctggctcAGGCTTGGAGCAGTCTGGCTGGCACCACGTCACCTTGCAAAGCAGCCTCCATCCTCCCCAGAATGTCTCTGGTGGGGGTACCAGCCCTGACGCTGGCTGCAGTTGGCAGCTCAGCTCGTGTCAGGCATGGACTGTCTGTGCCTGTCCAGCCATAATAAGTGCCAAGGCTtcagggaggtcccagcagaaGATGGCCAAGGTGATGAGACTCACGTTTCCTGCCCCTTGCTCCTCCTCACCTACTTCTCTCCCCACAGCCTCAGGCTGTCTCCTGatgccagcccccagcagctggtGAACACCTTCCACCTGCCCTCTGGGGTGGGGGCTACCTGCGTGCTCAAGACTGCCTTCAACAACACTCTGGACCAGCCCATGCAGACCCTCAACCTCAACAGCAACGAGTCCAAGATGTTGGCGGCCAAGTACTTCGATGCCATGTGCATCGACTCCTTCACCCAGGGCCTGCCGCTCTCCAACTTTGTGCCGCCGCCTCCATCCCCGGCTCCCTCTGACTACCCCATCTCAGTGGATGAGGAGCTGCTCCATGCCTGGAACTCCACAACCTTCTCCTCTGCCATCAAAGGTATCATCTGTGCTTGGTGCTTGAGTACGTCCGGGCCTGGGATTCATCTCTAGCAGGGAGATTGTCTTTCCatggcagaagcagctccagGGACCCCTGGAAGTGCCCATCAGTTTGGCCACAGCAGAGCATCGCATCGCTGGGCTGAACTTCGGACTCAGAGCTGGTGCTGGTCTTCGAGCACTGCTCCCTGTTcagccccagcagtgctgaTGGAGCTCTCTAGGGTGGTGACGCCATTGAGAGCCTTGTGGCCAGCCTTGTCACCCTCACTGGGTCCCCAGCCATTCCCTTCTCCAGCCACACTTCATGCCCCCTCTCGGAATCGTTTCTGTCTGCCCAAAGTTTTTTGCAGTGTCCATCTCTTGGTCCCTCTAATCACCAGAACACACAAGCTCTCTTGCAGACCAGACTCTGGCCAGAGGGCAgagctctccctccctccccggccAGGCCCCCCTTGGCTCAACCTCCTGCCCCCACGTTGTCCCAGGCAGCcggagcaggcaggagcctggctgTGAGCTGCCCTCTTTGCTCCTCAGAGACCGTGACCTCAGCTCCTGCCTTGCCCCGCATTGTCCATGAGCCCATCAAGTGCACGTGCTCCATGCAGGGCACCGGCTTCTCCTGCCCCAGCGGTGTGGGGGGCCACCCCCCGCAGATGAAGGTGGTGACAGGGGACATCCTGGCAGACATCACAGGGCGCAATGTCTCTGAGTATCTGCTCTACACCTCGGACCGCTTCCGGCTGCACAGGCAAGAGAGAAGGCTGGGGGGGGTCTGCCCTGTGCCGTGGAGCAGGGGTGGGGGACCAGGAACTTGGGGACACCTGCCCGGGGTGCTCACGGGAGCCAGGAGCATGCTGAAGCCTAGCCTTGCTCCCGACAGCAGAGGATGGTGGTCACAGCCTCTTGGCGGTGCCTTGTCCCACAGGTATGGGGCCCTCACCTTCGGCAACATCCAGAAATCCATCCCGGCGTCCTTCGGGGTCCGGGCTCCTGCCACGGTTCGCAAGATCGCTGTCCGGAGAACGGCCCAGGTGGGACCGCGCTGCGCTCCACGGCACATGGGAGATGGGTGGGCAGCGGCATCCATGGCACGGGTGGAGAGGAGACGGGGCCAGCCAGTAGTGTCTGTGTGGCCGGGACCCCTTGcccacagtgctgcagcagtgctctcCACTGAGGAATCTGGTGGGGGTCTTGCCCCGTGGGGCTTTTTGCAGCTCCCACCCCAGCGTTTCTGGACCAGTGTGGTCAGGGGTGTCCTGCTCTCCTGGCAGCTCTGAGCCCGGGAAGCCTGCCCTGTGGGTGTCGCACCCATTGTTCCCTTCCAGTACATCTGCCATGGGCCCAGCTTTTGCCACCTCCCACTactcttctctcctcctccaggtCTTCTACAACAACAAGGGCTACCATAGCATGCCCACCTACCTCAACGCTCTCAACAACGCCATCCTGCGAGCCAACTTGCCCAAGAGCAAAGGCAACCCTGCTGCCTATGGTAAGAACCTGAAGGTGGTTAAGGACAGAAGCGCATCAGGAACAGCTTTAGGGCATGGTCCAACCAGGATCTAAGGTGCAGTGTCCCCCTTTGGACCAAGTGGCGTAATGGGGGGGGTCACAGATATGGGCTCGGCAAATCTCTTTGAGGTCTGGGCTGGGGCAGAACATCCCAAAGTGCTGCCTGAAGGCACCCGGGTTTGTGATGTGTTTGAGGATGCTTTCTGCCAGCTGGTGGGGGGAGGGCTTGGCCTCGAGGTGCCTGGTTGCTTCAgacagctcagctcctgcagagctgcagggaggaagCTTGTCCTCCCACTCAGAGCCAGGAccgggcaggctgggggcaagATTGTCTGTCCTGAGCCAGCTTTCATGCTCCCGTGTTTCTTCTTGGGCTTTCCTGCAGGCATCACAGTAACCAACCACCCCATGAACAAGACGAGCGCCAGCCTGTCCTTGGATTACCTGTAGGTCCAGGGGGTGGGTTTGAGGGAGGGTGGCTGTCCCATGGAAGGGAGGGAGCTCCTCACTGCGGTTTGCAGGGGAACGCTGAGGCTTCTGCCCTGCAGGCTGTGTGGTGGGGGACCGGGTGGGTGTGACGTGAGGGTCCCTGTGCCATGTGCGCCGCCCTGTGCGCAGCAGCTGTCCCATACCAGGATGGGTGGCCCTTACCAGTGCTGCAACTGAGGGTGATGGGgtccctgctctcctccttgCTCCCCATGCAGCCTGCAAGGCACGGATGTGGTGATTGCCATCTTCATCATTGTGGCCATGTCCTTCGTGCCAGCCAGCTTTGTGGTGTTCCTGGTGGCCGAAAAGGCCACCAAGGCCAAACACCTGCAGTTTGTGAGCGGCTGTGACCCTGTCATCTACTGGTTGGCCAACTATGTGTGGGACATGGTAAGCAGGGCGCATGGCCCCACTGGCTGAGCCCCCAGGCtcgggtgggtgggtgggcagtCACAGAGTTTCTGTCTTCTCCAGCTGAACTACCTGGTGCCGGCCACTTGCTGCATCATCATCCTGTTTGTGTTCGACCTCCCGGCCTACACCTCTCCCACCAACTTCCCCGCCGTCCTCTCCCTCTTCTTGCTCTACGGGTATGTTGCTCAGAGGGCTGGTCGGGGTGCGCTGGTGGGTCCCTCCAGTGCCCCATCTCCACTGTGGCTATACAGGTGGGATCTGCCCTCGGGACTACCCATCTGGCTGATGTTCTGCAGCTCCAGTGGCTGGTGGGCTGcaagggctggggtgggagagcctggagaggatggggctgggagatGGGTGATCCCAAGGCTCAATGGCTGGTGCTGCCCAGCGCCTCTCCTGCCACGCTGATGTGCGCTCCTGTCGCTCACCTTGCCAGCTGGTCCATCACCCCCATCATGTACCCTGCCTCCTTCTGGTTCGaggtgcccagctctgcctacGTCTTCCTCATCGTCATCAATCTCTTCATTGGCATCACAGCCACCGTCGCCACgttcctgctgcagctgtttgaGCATGACAAGGTATGGGATTCACAGGTCTGCCTGGGGCCACCAGGAAGGGGGAAGCTGCCATCGGGCTGTGGGACAGCTTGGGCTGGGAGAGACCTCAGGAGATCTCTGCTCCAgactcctgctcccagcaggatCAGCTATGAGACCTGACCAGGCTGTATCTTGGTGGGGATCTCAATCCTACCATGTGTTTACAGTCCTTAGGGATGTTTCTGATGGTTGTGTCCTCTCTGCATGTCCCCACAGGATCTGAAGGTGGTGAACAGCTACCTGAAGAGCTGCTTCCTTGTATTCCCTAACTACAACCTGGGCCACGGTTTGATGGAGATGGCCTACAACGAATACATTAATGAATACTATGCCAAGATCGGTATGGCCTCATGTTCCCTCCCTTGCTCCAGGGCATGTGGAGCTGGGGGGGACCACGGTGCTGGTGGGACCCTGCTGGAAGGGATCCACCTGCCCTGTGGGGCTTCCCAAGGCCTGGAGCAACCTGGAGCAAAAAGCCAGGGGGTGTGAACGAGACTAGTGCTCAGGAAGAGCCGTGCCTGAGGGTCAGCCGTAgtgtggtgctggtgctgcaaaAAGTGGTTCCTTGGGCCATCCAGAGTAGCAGTCCCCCAATGAGAGGAGGCTGTGAGCCCTGGCAGTGTCGcgtgtttctgctgctgttgcacacTGCCTGTGGTGGGGCCGTACTGTGACGTGAGGGGTGGGGACTGCAAGGGCTCTTTCCTCCCAGATGTGGTCTCTTGCTTGCAGGGCTGCACTGCCCAGCCAAAACGAGCCTTTGGCTACTCTCAGCTTGAGCTCGCCCTTGAAAATCTCTTGTTCTCTGCTTCTCAAGTAGCTTCTGTATCTaacctgggtgctgctggcatcaTGGAGGGCAATTCTGGGGCAGGATCTGACATCCTTCCAATACCTCCTCTCAGTTGGGTTGATTTGTCCTACTGAGGTTCAACAGTTGCAAGATGGTTTCAACAGCACACGCGCTGTGAATGGGAAGCCTTGTTGTGACCAGCCCCGACTAGCGCAGGCGGCTGCGGCAGGGGAGGGAACACAGGAGTAGGACAGTGGCATTGTTACAGGCAGCCTCAAGAGGTACAACCAGGTTGTCCCCATGGGAAGGTGTCCCCGGCcattctctcctcttcctcccactcAGGGCAGTTCGATAAAATGAAATCGCCCTTCGAATGGGATATCGTGACCAGGGGGCTTGTTGCCATGACAATCGAAGGTTTTGTCGGCTTCTTCATCACCATCATGTGCCAGTACAACTTCTTCCGGAAGCCCCAGTGAGTGCAgctggggagcggggggcaggctgggggggctggccaCAGGGAATCCACTTTGTTGTCGGGACCCCTTAGCCCAAGGCTGCCCCTCCCGTGGGTGCAAGCTGGGGACCTGCCCATCCTCAGCAGGGATGCGGGCAGGAGGCTCCCAGGCCTGCATCGCCACCCTGCCCTGTGTGCCCTCCCAAGGCGGCTGCCTGTCTCCACCAAGCCCATCGAGGATGACATTGATGTGGCCAATGAGCGGCACCGTGTCCTGCGTGGCGATGCTGACAACGACATGCTGAAGATCGAAAACCTCACCAAGGTGCGGCAGCGGTGATGGATGTGCCAGGGCTGCGTGGACACCCCTCGGAGCCATCCCACCCAAGGGCTGTGGGTCAGGGCTGAGGGTCCAGGTACCTTGTGGTGGGCTaagcccccaccccccgccccaccaGGTGTACAAGTCCCGCAAGATCGGGCGCATCCTGGCCGTGGACCGGCTGTGCGTGGGTGTGCGGCCTGGGGAGTGCTTCGGGCTGCTGGGTGTCAATGGCGCGGGCAAGACGACCACCTTCAAGATGCTGACGGGGGATGAGAGCACCACAGGCGGAGAGGCCTTCGTTAATGGGCACAGGTCAGGGGGCACGGGCTGGGTagggggtgggggctgcctgctgtcctggggatgggtTGGGGTCTGCTTGGGGGCCTCCCAGGACAAAGCAGCATGAGTGTGCCTGTGTGGCTCCATGggaagctgcagccctgtgTCATGCTGGGCTGGCCATCATCTGGGGGGTGGCAGCAAGTGACACTGGCTCTTGGCCAAGGCTGCCTGTTGTGGGTTACCTGGTAGAAGATGCTCCAGTATAAAGGCATGTGAAAGGGGGGTGAGCAATGGGGTGCTCCCAAAAAGCAATTTCTTCTCCCCATGGCACCTCACACAGCATCCTGAAGGAGCTCCTGCAGGTCCAGCAGAGCTTGGGCTACTGCCCCCAATTTGACGCACTCTTTGACGAGCTGACGGCCCAGGAGCACCTGGAGCTCTACACCCGCCTGCGCGGCATCCCCTGGAAAGACGAGGAGCGGGTAGGGCTCGGGGTGGGCAACTGTCAGCACGCATGTGCTGGCACTGTGCCATGGGGATGGCACCAGCGGGGACTTGAGCCAGTGCTGCTACCCTTATGGCAATGCCACCCCAGTGGTGCACCCACgtggggtgctggggccaggcaCACGCACTCGCAGGCACCCACCGATGCTCGTGGCTGTGCCTGTGGGCTGCCGTAGGGCTCCCCTGACTAGCACATTGCTTGTGGTCCCCTTGGCAAATGGGCTGTGCTGTGGAGCCCAGCTGCTTGCccgctgccagctctgctggccaTATGGCCTTGGTAGGGTGATGGCAGCCCCCCGTGCCTTGCAGGTGGTCAAGTGGGCACTGAAGAAGTTGGAGCTGACCAAGTATGCTGACAAGCCTGCCAGCACCTACAGCGGAGGCAACAAGAGGAA
Encoded proteins:
- the ABCA2 gene encoding ATP-binding cassette sub-family A member 2 isoform X3, encoding MQSLCPDGQRDEFGFLQYSNSTVTQLLEHLSEAVEQSSLFDPQHPGLEEELESLRRRLEALSSSEPSSMETHFSSRAGSGFTLAWAAKDRGELHRFLTQNLSLPNSTAELLLGSSVDLGEVYRLFFGSFPLVPDETHERDLWDGFGPREKMTQLEKSLPSGWRSLQEGLVHRALRDPTAAPHRPVLLHLLSQALGLASTTSVPTASDSPQAFVTEMEGVLFTGPVLEQLTCEQSLGGLRRLLRVAPGQQPLLQAYRALACNGSRAARREHFAQLATELRDQLDTPKIVSRLKLDEVNSTAAQHRLRALLEDLVEMEKVLRDMDILSALAKLLPKGACASKAPAPTANSTSWAGTNATSGNATAEEEGARDGPASSDNPQGQFSAFVQLWAGLQPILCGNNRTIEPEALKQGNMSSLGFTSKEQRNLGLLVHLMTSNPKILYAPVGTEVDKVILKANETFAFVGNVTHYAKAWLNISPEIRAYLEEGRLQRRIRWLQQFTADLHKHPEILNVSDSDVLHNFLNGNFSLPNASVLLQQLDTIDNAACGWVHFMAKVSVDIFKGFPDEESIVNYTLNQAYQDNVTVFASVIFQTNRDGSLPPHVMYKIRQNSSFTEKTNEIRRAYWRPGPNTGGRFYFLYGFVWIQDMMERALINTFVGHDVVEPGNYVQMFPYPCYTRDDFLFVIEHMMPLCMVISWVYSVAMMIQHIVTEKEHRLKEVMKMMGLNNAVHWVAWFITGFVQLSISVTALTAILKYGKVLMHSDVLIIWLFLAIYAVATIMFCFLVSVLYSKAKLASACGGIIYFLSYVPYMYVAIREEVAHDKITAFEKCIASLMSTTAFGLGSKYFALYEVAGVGIQWHTFSQSPVEGDDFNLLLSMMMLIVDAVVYGVLTWYIEAVHPGMFGLPRPWYFPFQKSYWLGNGRVETWEWTWPWSRTTRLSIMEEDQACAMESRRLEETRGIEEEPTHLPLVVCIDKLTKVYKTDKKLALNKLSLNLYENQVVSFLGHNGAGKTTTMSILTGLFPPTSGSATIYGHDIRTEMDEIRKNLGMCPQHNVLFDRLTVEEHLWFYSQLKSMAEEEIRKEMDKMIEDLELSNKRHSLVQTLSGGMKRKLSVAIAFVGGSRAVILDEPTAGVDPYARRAIWDLILKYKTGRTILLSTHHMDEADLLGDRIAIISHGKLKCCGSPLFLKSTYGDGYKLTVVKKQSDIRNGTEPGQPHSPPAHSSVSPCSEPRVSQFIKKYVASCLLISDTNTELSYILPSEAVKKGCFERLFQHLEQSLEELDLTSFGLMDTTLEEVFLKVSEEDQSLENSDVDMKESKKDILQPPAPGLDLKPEVNGEAPAEAAVPEKPEVELSNLVTCSKLAQSQASLRSASSVGSVRGDEGGAYSEFFGDYAPLFDNRQDPDNISLQEQEAEVEAEDQDLAGQGSFKLEGSWLKLRQFHGLIVKRFHCAKRNTKALFSQILLPAFFVCVAMTVALSVPEIGDLPPLILSPSQYHNYTQPKGNFIPYANEERREYRLRLSPDASPQQLVNTFHLPSGVGATCVLKTAFNNTLDQPMQTLNLNSNESKMLAAKYFDAMCIDSFTQGLPLSNFVPPPPSPAPSDYPISVDEELLHAWNSTTFSSAIKETVTSAPALPRIVHEPIKCTCSMQGTGFSCPSGVGGHPPQMKVVTGDILADITGRNVSEYLLYTSDRFRLHRYGALTFGNIQKSIPASFGVRAPATVRKIAVRRTAQVFYNNKGYHSMPTYLNALNNAILRANLPKSKGNPAAYGITVTNHPMNKTSASLSLDYLLQGTDVVIAIFIIVAMSFVPASFVVFLVAEKATKAKHLQFVSGCDPVIYWLANYVWDMLNYLVPATCCIIILFVFDLPAYTSPTNFPAVLSLFLLYGWSITPIMYPASFWFEVPSSAYVFLIVINLFIGITATVATFLLQLFEHDKDLKVVNSYLKSCFLVFPNYNLGHGLMEMAYNEYINEYYAKIGQFDKMKSPFEWDIVTRGLVAMTIEGFVGFFITIMCQYNFFRKPQRLPVSTKPIEDDIDVANERHRVLRGDADNDMLKIENLTKVYKSRKIGRILAVDRLCVGVRPGECFGLLGVNGAGKTTTFKMLTGDESTTGGEAFVNGHSILKELLQVQQSLGYCPQFDALFDELTAQEHLELYTRLRGIPWKDEERVVKWALKKLELTKYADKPASTYSGGNKRKLSTAIALIGYPAFIFLDEPTTGMDPKARRFLWNLILDVIKTGRSVVLTSHSMEECEALCTRLAIMVNGRLKCLGSIQHLKNRFGDGYMITVRTKSSLNVKEVVRFFNRNFPEAILKERHHTKAQYQLKSDQISLAQVFSKMEQVVDVLGIEDYSVSQTTLDNVFVNFAKKQSDNLEQQETSPSCALQSPLERVLSLLRPRAAPTELRALVVEEQEDLETDDEGLISFEEERAQLSFNTDTLC